The stretch of DNA tttggatcaaaaagtaacaagcatataacgcgtagacattttatctttcgattgaagtgtttatcataccatttcgttcagttggctAGTGTGCGCACTCTCGACCAATCCGACTGTTTGCTTGGCTCGGTGCGCGCACTAGCAAcccaaggggctgtccacataccacgtggacaactttagagggggtagggggtaagaaaatgtccacgcttgtccatggtgagggagtagggggtttagataatgtcAACGTggacacataaaataaatatttctgaaaatacaatataataaaaaatgaatgaaatctgCTTTGCATTATCATCGAATTTCCATCTTGCCACTCCTTACGTGTACtccgcaaaagaccatattttttcatatcattGAACTGTTTCGCTGAAATGCGTATTCTGagagtaacgcacatgaacCGAGAGtgatgaacttatttacattctGCCAGGATGAAGACATCATAAAAGAATTTTAGAATCTTGTAATTTGAAAAATGCACGACATAGTTTTCTCAAGCGGCCCATACATCTACAATATTATTGCACAACATAGGTGGTTGTGAAATAATATTGAGGGTGTGTTTCAGATATTGAAATGTTGTACAATATATTGtatgatatcaaaaaattagatatttatTGTGCAACGCTTACAATATTGCTTGATCTATGTGTGACGTTGTGCAATATGGTGTCAGTTAATGTCAAAACTCATGTTTACATTTACATCTTCTCGGGTGTAAAGTGAGTGTTATCCTAAAAAAATTAACAGACTGTTTTTTGAGGACGCGTGTGTCGCCATGGCCATCAAAAACGCTGAGGGGGATTTTATTATCGAGTTTATTGAGACTAATCGTTCACTTCCGAAATTATGGCATACCAAGTGTAGAGTACTTCAATTAAATATTGAACGTCAGTAGCCAGCCTTGCACAATATTCAGGACTGACTTCAATGTCGTCcccaaatgattcaatttcattGCACAAATATGACTGTGACGCCATAATATTGTACGTCTGTGGACAACCTTCAATAATGATGTCAATAAATTGGTACAATAGTATTGTGCGTGTATGGGGCGCTTTAGGCACGGGTTTGTTGTTGTATCTGTCTTTCGAGAGCTCCAAAGGTGATGAACCAAAGGAAAATGAACAACGAATTACCTGGTGAAGCTTGGTTACGTAGAACGCTACAACATATCGGTTCCATACTATTGCATCTTGTGAGATTGAAAAGGAATTCTGCTTTATGAGCTTCTACAGAGATTCGATAAATTCTAACAAGTACTGCTAATAACTAAACGAAATTAAAGTCAGCGATCCAGAACAAACTAACAGAATTAGTCAATATGATAGACGTCGTATTCCACCGGACAATGTCAAATTTCATTCTCTTTGACAGCCCGGCCGAAAATATTATGTTTCCCTAAGGTGTgctatcccagcaaacattaaatcgtataactttgcacatgataagtcacatataatttcgtatcaaatcacaatcgcataaaatatcaatcaaaatatcgatcatatatatctaaaatcgcataaaatgcaaaaacacgattttccatgtcatcgatggattgagtggtaacgttgtcgtatcaaatcgcatatcagtccaaaaagcatcgcatatcgttatatacggctttatatgcgtacaaaacatggcatatacgtatatcgcctccacttttgtgtgtatatgctagttatctgcatcgcctccaattatagctattcatacgacttaatgtttgctgggattttACCCGTCGTCCTCCCAGATATTGCACCTTCCGGTTATCAATCGTTCGGGTCACTTTTCTTGAGTGCAAAAATTTCGATTCATAGAACAGCATAAAAAATAACCTTGCCCAGTTTTTTACGGGAAACCAAACATGTTTTGGGAGGTTGGGCATAGATGTTGCGAAAGAATCGATTCAGCAATACCACACACTGTGTAAACTAGGAATAAGAATTAGGCAATCAATAGTTTGAAAAAGAGGCCACGCAGAGAAACTCGATGTTGGGAGCCGCATGAATTATTCTAAAGGAAGTTGATTgactaattttcatcagcgaagCACAACTGAATCAACCCACTTCTGGAGCAAATAATCACGGGTGATAGAGATGGGAAAAATACGATATCGTTCGCAAAAGATCATGGGATAAGCAAGACAAACCACTACAAATATCATCAAAGTCTTGACTCCAAAAAAGGGACGCTGTGTGTATGGTGGAACTGGAAGCGACTCTTCAATCATGAGGAGTTACATATCCAAAAGGTTGATTCAGTGTTGTGCGGTTCACAACTAGATAGTTTTCACGAGGCGATTATGGAAGAAACTACCAAAATCGATCAACAGAAAAGTGTCACATAAATCTCTGATGACGCACCAAAAAAATGAGGCGATTTGTTGGGAATCTTTGATGCATCCACGGTATAGCCCATAccctgcaaacatctttgctaTCTATTAATAAATGATCGAGTTATAGGCGCTCAAAATCGTTGACTTTTTCCTACtttttcagtgcctagattttcattttactccctaatcttccggttagacgtagtctaacctaaaaaaataaaaaattcagaaATTAAACAGAAAAACGCGGATACTTTAAAAAACCAACATATTCGAATAATTGTGTGTCTATGAGAGTGATGCTTGTGATGTGTTCATTTGAGCCGCCATTTGTGTCTTAAACAAACCAACACTACAATAGCATGAccgatatcgattttttttatcactgcTGCTTTGTTTCGTAATTTTAATAACCATTTTGTAATGAAACCCTAGATTtaattgtctgatttttttgaaaacatatactGCTCAACCAACTTACGTCGGTTAATATTTGAGTATGATAataaagaataataataaaGCATTCCCGAGAATAGATTAACAAGTAAATTTTTTATGTGGATTTTAGCGGTGAAAACAATCTGACAACAAAAGTGGAATTTGGAAGAAACTAAAtagcaatacaaataactttccgGGGAATGTTGGAAAacgaataaatgaatttaaaacaaaccgttattattttttttttctgtattatagtgactttcaacgcttctggctggttcgtcacttttaccttccattttggaagaatgtcgggagtgagaattgaactcgtgatcttgagcgtgagaagtatggatgttacctccacgccagatcggctccacggccgttattattaattaagctaacatttttatccataaaactataaaattaaaaatagaatcaatcccaaaatgaaatttaagcgaagttcaattttattttgatctTTTTAGAAATAATTGGTGTAATGTCCACGTgcacaacagggggaggggtataggaaaagtccacgtttgtccacgatGGGGGAGGGGGGGTgttcaaaaacatgatttttctgtccacgtggtatgtggacagcccccaacccgaccaaactatggaatgaaaaaaagtctgcagtgtgcGAGGTCtcttattcttttctacaaatcctgccggtcgttttcgttgaacgtatgctggcGGGTCGTTatgttgccggtgtatgtgaatgttttcataagaattgcatggtagaataactgacgtaacggaacgggaacgtgacgtggatgttgtatgtgaatcgcacttattacaaagaaatgaacacacttttaaaataaaaattatggatgaaaattatttttcccaaatcaaatggaaaatccaggcttcccaccacaagattcaaaatagcatatttcaaatatttcctccagcactttaatttcacgAAATCATCGTTAACAACGACATGATCTACAACATTAATAACTaaagtctcatgatcggttattttcaaattggtatctGTGACTGTACTAATagtttcaaaattggaataaacatgatcaattaaagttttactgtgcctggaaatacgCGTAAATTCGTCTACTGATTGTTTTAAATTAAAGAAATCTACTAAATGTTTGAAATGGTTTGAATTGTGATTTTCATgccaattaatattgaaatcaccgcctaatatattcaatttgctaCAATCAAGGAATATTTCGAGCCAGGTTTCTAAAACTTCAATAAAAAGATGGTCACTAGAGCTAGGAAAGTGATACAAAACACCATAGTTGcccatcttcatgccacgttcaactgtaatgcccaagaACCAGTTTCCTTCAATAACTTCGTTGAGGCACAGATTGAATCGAACCGATTCTTTGACATAAATATCAACACCGTCAGTATGcctagaatgtgataaacaagcagcaacattaTATTCCGGGATACTACACTGATCAAATGACTCAATTTCAACTATGTGTGTTTCCGACACGAGGACTAGAAGTGGAcgcttttcttcaaaaatctgACGCAAAGCTACGTAGTTTGTTGGccgcaatattcaaatacaaaatataacattggttcacaattcttctggaacctggttgctatttattgaaacgCAAGCTGCTTTTCTTCAACTCATCATCAGTCTTTGATAAACTGAACATTCTGAGCTAAATGCGGCATGGTTGACGTCCGAATTCGTTTTACATTctctattcattttcaaacaattaacacatttcaatacAGTTGACCTGCACTCAGATGTCTTGTATTTCTGACTACACCTAGAACACGTTtcacaattttgtttgcaatccgtGCTCTAATGTTCAAATTCTCCgcatttgaagcatcttaaCACACTAATCGCAGAAACTACGGAGCACCGATCGAACCCCACATTTACTTTTCTCGCGCTCAATAAACAATTATATGTATCAACATCTACTTCAATTATAGTGTTATACTTATGTAAAGCGTGGATTTTCGAACATGTTTAAAACACTTTGACGTCTTTTATTgtgatgttttcattttgacttttTAAATAGTCAACGAAAACATCGGAAGAATACTGATCGCTCATGCCCACAATTTTTAATCTCGGCACCGATGTGGGAAAAACAGCATGGTATTTTTCACCCAAATTACTTTCAATATCATTTTTTACATCTTCAATATTTGCTCCAGTTGCACACTCAACAATGATGGAGCCATCTCTACCATTCCTAAAATTACTAATTTTGTGTGTTCTCGGATAtagttttgttttcaaatgCTTACGAGTATCCTCGCAAGCTTGTTTGGATTCTTTGGGTTTTATAACAATGACCGACTGAGTTATACTATTTTTTGCTTGATACTATTACACGTTACTTTATTGTCGATAACAATGTTTGAAACTTTAACTACATCCGCGAAACTTATGTTATTTTGAATGACATCATCATTctcattgttttgaaatttcgttTAGGAACATTTTGGTGCGATTCAGAAAGAATTGTTCCAGGTTCAATGAGCGAATTATTCTTAGCAGCTAAATTATTTCGCGCGTTAATTGTCAAAACTGAACTTGTCAGAGAATCCAATTTCTCACATATCAATCTTTCAAGAGACCCATTCAAATTCTGTCTCAATTCTTCCATACCGCATTTTAGCGCGCTgtataatgtgcgattcacatagcacgttacggagaagaacgtctacgttccgtcaacgtctccaccaattcacacatgcagtcaatgcttccaccagcaccgtcacgtcaaatgccaaacgaatgatttatttaattttattcatagtgtcgccacctacaacaattttaaattgcaatgccctctttcaattcagcatgcctagaatcagttctaaattttaagaaattcaatgagaatcattgaattcaattatttaaatgcttaaaccccgtagtccgacccttatgtaacaataataataaatagaataattatttcaactagtcgcgaatgatattcattccgaaatttggagctaagagatatgttggcataagaagtacagtaagttacttataaagcgatatgctgaggcaccactcagtgtcgcattggagtcagttttgaccagtaattggacatttgcgactggtggcgactttcaatgtggggccataatttggcccccgaactcaatgtttacaaaaatgtccaactagaggtaaaaatgtctaattaaacgtgttgcatcacataTCTGTTCAaatagcttaatgtcgatgtagatgtaaattactgtacaaccaaatcaaaacaaaagccgagacacaaagcccagacaaaaaccaaatgaGCCGTCCGTCTcagtcaattattcttttctacaaaccctgccggtcgttttcgttgaacgtatgctgacgggtcgttacgttgctggtgtatgtgaatgttttcatgagaattgcatggtagaatcattgacgtatcgtgacgtgacgggacgtgaacgtgacgtgtatgttgtatgtgaatcgcacttaactgAGCAACAATGTGATCTCGTATATCCGTAAGCGAGTCCGAGAGTTAGATACACACACCATACAGAGAAGAGAAATGAAGAACAAATGAACCGCCACGGCTGCTATACAAGATAAATAGCACGCCGGGGCCGGCGGAAAAATGCAAAATTAAACGAGAATCGGTTGTTGTGGCAGGCGTTCTCCTACTTATCCTTATTTCCCAACACAAAGGGCACGCGAACGAAGACTTCTTTCGCTGCACAGGGTAATATTTCACACTTAATATCAATAACTTACAACAGCACAAAACACACTACTATGTCCACCATGATAGCATATTTCATAATAGTAAATAATAGTAAtattggtgagaatatctgaaaattcatagaaaatagtttaacaacgtacttctagtagataaacaacgccaagaaaaaaaatctcatacaaattttagcaatttaaaattgctttagggccgactaatccgatagagaatagttggcctcatacaaattaatgtcgtatccagatgacgaTACCATTCCGCCTTCAACGcgaatagtgatagtgattgtatcgaatcttCGATTCGATTTCTCTAATAGGGCccattattggcaacccttggtacacgcgtattcttgagctctTCACTCTGTATACGATCAAAGCGTGTTGTTCGGTGTAGAAAtctgaaaataattaaaaaaggcTGAAGTAtaactaaaataaaaataagatgGAAAATTGCTTTATTGATACGACAGTagtaatttttgttcaattgtTTGCGATATGCGAAACCATATGTCTGCGCAGATAGTCCTGTCTCGGATATCTCTTTCCGCATATGTGACAGGCGTACGGTTTAATGCCCTCGTGTGCCATAATGTGTTGTTTGAGATTGCTCGGACATGCAAAGCTTGCATCACACATATTGCACTTGTGTGGTTTTTCGCCCGTATGCAACCTCATATGGAGTTTGAGAGTTGCCTTTCGTGCGAATGACGCCGAACAAATACTACAGCTCATCGGTCGATAATCCGTCCTATGCGTAATATAGTGACTTTTTAGGTTCGTCTTTTTCCTGAATCCTTTGCTACAAATTTCACATTTGAATCGATCCTTTTCAATGGAATGCGACTTCACATGTTTTCTGTACGAGTCCTTTACGGCAAATGTTTTCGAGCAAACCGGACATACCAATGGACGATCTCCTTGGTGCAAACGTTCGTGATCAATGAGAAAGCGTTTTTCACGAAACATTTTACCACATTGGGTACACATGTTTTGCTCATTACGATATGGTTTTGATTTGTGATCCAACAATGTCCGTTTAGTTTTGTATCTGCGGTGACAGATGTcacaaatgaattttttttcattatcgtTTGTTGAAGATTGACTTTCTGGAAGATGGATTTCATCAGCATGTTTTCTCAACAATTCTTCGGACTCGAACTGTTGGTAACATGCACAGCATTTTGTGAGTTGTTCCTTTCTGTCACTGTTATCTTTATCATGAGACTCTTTGTGATTCGCAAGTTGAGATTCTGTGAGAAATTCTTTATCACATTCCTCGCATTGAAATTTTTTCTCGATGTACATTTCTCGTTGATGACGGAGTAGAAATCGCTTCTTAGTATACCGATTAAAGCAAACTGAGCATTCAAATGGTCGAACTGTTGTTATTTGTACGTCGGTAATTCTTGACATGATATGCATTTTAGAATGTTGCTCAACTTGCTCTACATTTTCCAAACGCGTCTTGCATTTGCAGCATCGTTTGGGAGAAGACGAAGTTTTTGTTTTCACACACCTCCTTAGTTCCCTCTCGAATACACTTTCGTCATCGCTGTCATCCACGTTGTTTTCTCGATTTGTCTCATTATCGTCTTCCCTATCATCCACTTGCATATATCCCTCGCCGATTTCATCATCGTTATtgaaatttgatgaacttccgTTTTTCTCATATGTCAACATGTTCGATTGTTCATCGTTTGATGTATAAAGATCTGGCTCTACATATACACATTCAGTTTCCGTCTTGAACTCTGTTTTTAGTTGATTGGCATTTGTCGCATTGTTAAATTCATATGGTAGTagtctaaaaaaaatctattattactatcgataatttttaatttccaaTCGTATCTCACCGCAAAGCATCTTTACTATCGCTAAGCTGACTTCGAAACAAAGCATCAGATTCCTTGCAACGTATCGCCAAATTATACGCTACAATTAGATCGGACTTGCAATCTACACAACATTGGAATGGTAGGTAATCGCCTTCAAAAACCTACAATCAATAGTacatagatatatttttttggacaTTTTGCATTGAAATCTATATTACCTCTATCGTGACACAATAACGTAACATTTCAGCCAGTGTTCTCCCATTTATGATTTCACTGAGGGAAGTTATTTTTGTAGAATTTTTAGAACATATACGACACCGCTGATCAACGATCTGTAATACGGACATTGCTCTTCCGTTCCTTCCAGGCTTGTTTTCGGTATACCTCCAAACACAATCAATTGACCCAAACAAAACGTTTCTGTCAAATCAAATTATATTCTTGACAAACACAAGCCAAAGATTCATTCAAAGGTAACGCAGTACGGGTTGTAAGCGTGTAAACACCTCACTGGCTCTCCCGCGCGATTTTCGAAATGGCAAGTCGCAGCAGGAGtcaagcggaccttacacggtcaatattatTGACAATGGGATTGGATTCGATtcattgtttttaagaggctttaaacgttgcagttcattcacctctaaaaaacaatatgatgacatttgagagcataacgACAGCTGAACACAGCCGACGatgcagaaatccggattttttgattttcgatcatcaatatcgtgacatttcatataaatctatgatgttgacgttttacctcacggacttcgagGCTACAACTAAGGGTACAACCACGAAGAGATTAGAGTACTTGGCAAGCGGTCCAGCGGAAATAGTTAGTTACAGCGATGCCGATTGGGGAGGAGATGCGGATGACCGGACCACGACCGGTTACGTTTTCTTGATGCAGGGAGGGGCGATCTCATGGAACGTCAGAAGCAGCCTAACGTAGCCCTCTCGTCCTGCGAAGCGGAGTGCATGGCTATTGTGTGCAAATGAGCGTCCGCGGGATAATCAAAGACCGCCCGAAGCCGAACGTTGACTCCCTGCTGATAAGATGGCGGAAAATGTGCCGGGTGCCCAGCTCACTTGATCGCTAAACTGACAATGCCCACAGAACAGAACTGGCAGAAGGCAGAACTGGGCATGCCACACATTTTCTCTCTTCTCCGAAAAAAAagaatcgaataaaaaaatgacgaaaaaaaacaaattcatgtgGATTTCGTTTCAGTGTATTTTCCTTCACATAACACATTTGAACCACCTTTGAAACATATGAGCTAATTGATCACGTTTAACTAACAAAATATCGAGTCATAATCTGCCTCAAGAGACGAAAGAGCCACGGAACTTTGACCCTTAATGATCCAGCTTATTGGACCACTTCCATAGAAAAAGATGAACCCTGTAGTCGATCTTCTCGTTCGACGATCTACGGCCCAGTCCGAATCAGAGAAACCTCTTAGGCACCATCCTTCATCTGGTCCGAATTTCAGTCGCCAATCTTTCGTAACACTTAGATATTGCAGCACGCGCTTTGCTACACACCAATCCATATGGATAGGTTCACTTACTTTCCTCCCAAGCATTCCGACATTCAAGGAAAGATCAGGTCGAGCGTTGAAGGCTAAGTACAACAACGCACCTACGAGGCTGCGATATAGTGTCCGATCATTGAATCGTTGGCTGTCTTCATTACTTGATGTGTACCCAGGATCTACTGGGGTCTTAGAGGGGCGACAATTCTGCATATTATACTTGCACAGAACGGTATCGATGTATGCTGACAATTTTAGAGTGTAATTGCTTCCCTCTCTCCCAATCTCATATCCCAAAAAATGGCGTACAGAGTCAAGCGAAGTAACATCGAATTTATTCCGAAGATTTACATACACCTTGTCTCGGTAACGTACCACGCGTTCGCCGATTATTGCGGCTCAATACTGTTTCGTCTGGCACATCTAGTTCAACACTCAGTCCGTTCAGGCCAGGAAAATCACTCTCGACACTTTCTT from Toxorhynchites rutilus septentrionalis strain SRP chromosome 3, ASM2978413v1, whole genome shotgun sequence encodes:
- the LOC129774756 gene encoding gastrula zinc finger protein XlCGF26.1-like: MNEYLARRWFILVDIEVHFEAAFVLGFDWSAWNVMLVPNSWLSEKARNVLFGSIDCVWRYTENKPGRNGRAMSVLQIVDQRCRICSKNSTKITSLSEIINGRTLAEMLRYCVTIEVFEGDYLPFQCCVDCKSDLIVAYNLAIRCKESDALFRSQLSDSKDALRLLPYEFNNATNANQLKTEFKTETECVYVEPDLYTSNDEQSNMLTYEKNGSSSNFNNDDEIGEGYMQVDDREDDNETNRENNVDDSDDESVFERELRRCVKTKTSSSPKRCCKCKTRLENVEQVEQHSKMHIMSRITDVQITTVRPFECSVCFNRYTKKRFLLRHQREMYIEKKFQCEECDKEFLTESQLANHKESHDKDNSDRKEQLTKCCACYQQFESEELLRKHADEIHLPESQSSTNDNEKKFICDICHRRYKTKRTLLDHKSKPYRNEQNMCTQCGKMFREKRFLIDHERLHQGDRPLVCPVCSKTFAVKDSYRKHVKSHSIEKDRFKCEICSKGFRKKTNLKSHYITHRTDYRPMSCSICSASFARKATLKLHMRLHTGEKPHKCNMCDASFACPSNLKQHIMAHEGIKPYACHICGKRYPRQDYLRRHMVSHIANN